In a single window of the Arachis hypogaea cultivar Tifrunner chromosome 6, arahy.Tifrunner.gnm2.J5K5, whole genome shotgun sequence genome:
- the LOC112805694 gene encoding protein DETOXIFICATION 21, whose product MGFFIDYPKLLLNWLTPTIKYKNIRSIISNNNNDNPQGDEEEEEELTLMKKTWKESKAMWVVAFPAIFTRFSTFGINIISQAFIGHVGSKELAAFALVFTIVVRFANGILVISLLFHFSVFRPHPIPILEPVTVEKVNVWERIIEGMHANLNYGTIYSLELWYNTILVLLTGSVENAEVEIDALSICLNINGWEMMISLGFMAAASVRVSNELGRGSSKGAKFSIVVTVLTSFTIGFLLFIFFLFFRERLAYIFTSNEDVAAAVGDLSPFLAISILLNSVQPVLSGVAVGAGWQSIVAYVNIGCYYIIGIPTGVLLARIIHLQVKGIWIGMLFGTFVQTIVLTIFTYKTDWDEQVIKARNRVNRWSTLDNDQETITYTFDK is encoded by the exons ATGGGGTTTTTCATTGATTATCCTAAACTCTTGCTTAACTGGTTAACCCCCACAATTAAGTACAAGAATATCAGATCCATTattagcaataataataatgataatccCCAAGGAgacgaagaagaggaggaggaattgACATTAATGAAGAAGACATGGAAGGAGAGCAAGGCAATGTGGGTTGTGGCATTCCCAGCCATATTCACAAGATTTTCAACGTTTGGGATCAATATAATTAGCCAAGCATTTATTGGTCATGTTGGATCAAAGGAACTAGCTGCCTTTGCACTTGTATTCACTATTGTCGTTAGGTTTGCCAATGGCATTCTG GTTATTTCCCTGCTCTTCCACTTCTCTGTGTTTCGTCCACATCCAATACCCATCCTTGAACCCGTTACGGTAGAG aaagtaaatGTGTGGGAAAGAATAATCGAAGGCATGCATGCTAACTTAAATTATGGTACAATTTACAGTCTCGAGCTGTGGTACAACACAATATTAGTTCTTTTGACAGGTAGCGTGGAAAATGCAGAGGTTGAAATCGATGCTTTATCCATATG CCTCAATATCAATGGATGGGAAATGATGATTTCTCTTGGATTCATGGCTGCAGCCAG TGTTCGAGTATCAAATGAGCTTGGAAGAGGGAGCTCGAAAGGTGCAAAATTTTCCATTGTGGTGACGGTGCTTACGTCATTCACCATTGGGTTCCTTCTGTTCATATTTTTCCTATTCTTTCGGGAAAGACTTGCTTACATATTTACATCAAATGAAGATGTGGCAGCTGCAGTTGGAGATTTGTCACCTTTCTTGGCAATCTCTATATTGCTAAACAGCGTTCAACCTGTACTCTCag GAGTAGCGGTTGGAGCAGGTTGGCAAAGCATTGTAGCATATGTAAATATTGGATGTTACTACATCATTGGAATTCCTACAGGAGTTTTACTTGCCCGCATTATCCATTTGCAAGTTAAG GGGATTTGGATTGGAATGTTGTTTGGGACGTTCGTTCAGACCATAGTGCTAACTATATTCACTTACAAAACTGATTGGGACGAGCAG GTAATCAAAGCACGTAATCGTGTAAATAGATGGTCTACGTTGGACAATGATCAAGAAACAATTACATATACATTCGACAAGTAG